Genomic window (Acidobacteriota bacterium):
GACCGTCTCGACCTATCGGGGCACGACCGAGGTCGATGAGATCACCGACCTCGTCATGCAGGCGCTCGACGACCAGGGGCTCACCCTCGAGGGCTTCGAGGGCGCGCGTCTCGACTGGATGGGCAACCGCGAGCCACCCCCGCCGCAGGAGTGGGGCAGTCAGTTGTGGTTCACCCGGACCGCGGTGTTCCGGGTCCTGGCGAAGTAGAGGACACCATGAGCGACTTCATCACCGGCAAGAACGCGCACCTGCGGCTCGACAACGCGGCGGGCACCCCCACCGACATCTCGAGCTACATCACGTCACTCACGCCCACGTCGAACACGGAAGAGTTCGGGGTGAAGGTCTGGAAGGCCGAACGGGTCGCCAAGGTCGCGGGCTTCAAGGAAGAGGACTGGGAGATCAAGGGGCCCTGGACGCCCGAGGCGGACACGTTCTGGCGCGGGATCGCCGGTGAGGACGAGGGCAAGGGCATCAACTACGAGTTCGGGCCGGATGGCGACGCCGCCGGGAAGACCAAGTTCACCGGCACCGCCAACGCGACGCACTACGAGATCGACGAGACGAGCGCGGAAGGCGTCGTCAACTACACCGCGCGGCTGTCGATCCTCACGAAGGTGGTCGGCACGTTCAGCGCGTGATCGGCGGCCGCGCTCAACGGAGGAGGGGTATGGCGACACGGTACACCGAGGTCGTGATCGATAAGCCGCGTCGGCTGCGGTACACGATCGCGACCCTGCAGGAGCTCGAGCGCGATCTCGGCTGCGGGCTCAAGAAGCTGTTCGAACGCGACCAGGAGATCACCACGCTCGTCAAGTTGATCTACTACGGCGCGAAGTGGGACGACCCCCGACTCACGGAGACCGCCGTGACGGGGCTCCTGCAGAACTACATCGACGCCGACGGCGACGCCAGCGCCTTGTATGCCCAGGCGGTGGCGGCCGTGCTCCAGTCGGGGGTGTTCGGTCGCGAGATCGCCGCCGGGGCCCGGGAGGTCCTGGCGCCGGTGGACCCTCCGCCGCCGGCCGCGCCGGGCGCCTCGAGCGATTCGCCGACTGGGTAGCCGACGCGGAGCCGCTGGCGCTCGGGGAGCTCGGGCTCCTGCCGTGGGAGTTCGACGCGTTGACGCCGGCGGAGTTCGAGCTCCGGCGGCGCGGCTACGAGCGGCACACCCGGGTGCGGCTCTATCACCACGCGGTGGCGGCGGCCTGGGCCTTGATGCCGTGGATGAAACGCCCGAAGCAGGCCCATGAGCTGCTCGGGTGGCCAAAGGACTGGTGGCAGCGGGCATGGCGGACGTCGAGTTCACGACCGCCTCGCTGATGGCGGCGCTCAGCCGCGTCGGGGAGGAGATCACGGTGGAGATCGTCCCGCTCGTGGCGCAGGCCGCCGCGACGCATGAGGCGACCGTGCGCGCACGCTATCCGGTCGGGCCCACCGGTCACCTCCAGCGGTGGATCACCCGGTATCAGCGGCATCGCCTCTCGTGGGGCGTGCGAGCGCACGCGCCGCACGTGCACCTCTTCGAACAGGGCACGGACGCACGCTACACGAGCACGTCCCGGGCGCATCGCGGCCGGATGCCCGCGGCCGGGCCCATCTTCGTCACGTCGGCCGTCGCCGCGCGAGCGGCGATGCTCCGCGCCGCGCAGTCGGTGCTCGAGCGCCACCGCGAGGTGTAACCCGTGGCGAACGTCTCCACCTTCACCGCGAACTTCGAGCCCTTCGACCGGGCGCTCAAAGCCGCCGAGCCTCGGCTCAATGCCTTCGAGCAGACGACCAAGCGTGTCAAGGCGTCGCTGCAGCGCATGGTCTCGGACGTCGACGGGACCAAGGTCGTCAGCCAGGCCAGGACGATGGCGGCGGCGGTCGACCAGGTGGGCGGGGCGTCGAAGCTGACGAACGCGGAACTGGCGCGCATGCGGCCGACGGTGGAAGAAGCGGTCGCCAAACTCAAGCGGTTGGGACAGGAGGTCCCGCCGGAGATCGCGAAGCTGAACACGGCGATCCAGCGCAGTCGCGTGGATCTGGAGAAATTGGGGAGTCTCGCTGGATCCGCGGGAAAGGCGCTGACGGTGGGGCTGACGCTACCCATCGTGGGGGCGGGCACGGCCGCCATCAAGATGGCCACCGACTTCAACCGGTCGATGGCCAACGTGGCCAGCCTGATTCCCGGGAACACCGCGCGCGTTTTAGAGCTCAAGCGCTCCGTGCAGGACCTGGCGATCGAGACCGGGAAGAGCACCGACGATCTCTCGGCCGGCCTGTACACCGTCATTTCGGCGTTCGGTGACTCGGCCGACTCCGCGCGGGTCCTTGAGATCAACGCCAAGGCCGCGGCCGCGGGGCTCGCCACCACGACCGACGCCATCACCCTGACGAGCGCCGTCACGAAAGGCTACGGCGACACCTCCGCCGAGGCCGTCGCGCAGGTATCAGACCTCGCGTTCGCCGCCGTGCGCCTCGGGCAGACGACGTTCCCAGAATTGGCGCAGGCGATCGGCCGCGTCGTGCCGCTGTCGGCCGAGCTCACGGTCTCGCAGCAAGAGCTCTTCGGGGTGATGGCCACGGCCACGGGCGTGACCGGGCGGGCCTCTGAGGTCAGCACCCAACTGCGCGGCGTGCTGCAATCGCTGCTGGCGCCGACGGCCGACATGGCGAAGCTGTATCAGGCGTTGGGCGTCGAGTCCGGCCGGGCCCTGCTCGAGCAGCGCGGCCTGCAAGGCGCGATCGAGGCGATCGTCGACACGGCCCGGCAGTCCGACCTCCCCCTGCAGAAGTTCATCTCGTCGATCGAGGGCCAAACGCTGGCGCTGGCGTTGGCGGGACCACAGGCCGACACCTTCACCGCGAAGCTCGCGCAGATGAGGGGCTCGGCCGGTGAGACGAATCGCGCCTTCCGGGAGCAGACGGAAGGGGTCAACGCGGCCGGGTTCCAGTGGGACCAGTTTCAACAGCGCGTCGCGGTCGCGGCACAGCGCCTGGGGGACCGACTGGTCCCCGCGGCGACGAAGGTGCTCGAGACGTTGACCCCGATCGGGCGTAAAGCGCTGGAGCTGATCGATCGCTTCGGCGAACTTCCGGCGCCGATCCAGAAGACCGCCACCGTCGCGGTCGCCGCGTTCGCGGCCGGTGGACCCTTACTCCTCGCGCTCAGCGGCACGATCACCGCGGTCCACACGCTGAAGAACGCGATTACCGCGCTCTACTCCGTGCAGGTGCTCGGCGGACTCTCCAGCTTGGCGTCTCGCATCCTGGCGGTGAAATCAGCGGCCCTCCTGGTCTCTGGGGCGGGTCTGGTTGCCGGGTCTGGGGCATTGCTGGCGGGCGCCATCGCCTACCGCGCCACGCCCGCGGCGCCGCCGCCGGCTGCGGCCTACGACTTCGCGCGCGAGAGCCAAGGACAGCGACCGACGAACATTGGGGGCGCGCGCGGGCTGATCGCGCTCGACCTGCAGGCGCTCCAGACGCTCGCGCGGGAGTACCAGACGGTTGGCCGAACCGCCGGCGTGGAGCTCGGGAAGGCCGAGCGCGCGACGCGCCAGCTGCTGGTGGCGACGCGCCAGGTGGTGACCGCGTGGACCGTGCCAATCGCCGCGCGCCCCGACACGATCGGCCATCTGCTCTTCGGTCGCGATCTGGGCAGCCTCAACGCGCGCTTCGAGAAGTTGTTTGCGCAGCCGTCGGTGACCCAAGGCGACCTTGTGGGGCCCGCGGTCCGTGAGAGCGTCTGGCGGTCGCTGTTCGGGTCGCCGCAGCAGATGGGCGCCGCGCTGTCGTCCACCGTGCTGCAGGCCGTCACGGGTGGCGGGAACGTCAGCCGGGCGCTCGGCGCCGGCTTGGGCGGCCAACTCGCGTCCGGGGTTGCGCAGTCGCTGACGCGGGAAGGGGGCAAGCTCGCCGGCACCGCCCTCGGAGGAGCCCTTGGCGCCGCGCTGCCCGTGGTGGGGAGCCTCGCCGGCGCCGCAATCGGCGGCCTCGTCAACAAGTTCTTTGGCCCGTCGAAAGGGGCGATCGCCGGGAAGCAAGCCGACGCCGACATCAAGGCGCTCCAGGATCGACTGCTGCAGACGTACGGATCGATCGACAACATCCGGAAGATCGGCGGTGCCGCGGGGGCCGCGCTCGCGGACGCCTGGGGCAGCAAGAACGTGCAGGGACTCGCGCACTTCCAGCGCCTGCTCGCGAACTTCGAGGGCACGCTCGCGGCCGTCCGGACGGACATCGAGGCCCTGGCGCGGACGAGTGCGGCCGGCGAGCTCGTGAGCCCCGAGCTGCTGCAGCGCCTGCTCGGTCAGCAGGACAACGCCGACGTGCAGGCGGCGCTGGCGGCCTTCCAGGGGAGCCAGCGGGACGCGGGCGTTGCGGGCCTGGGGGGCTTCGTGGCGGCGCGGGCCGAGCTCGGGGATCTCGCTGACACCGTCCTCCCGCTGACGGAGCGATCGGCCCTGGCCGCCGGCGCGGCGCTGGCCGCGTTCTTCGAGGAGTTCGACTCGCCGGTCGCGGCGCTCCAGGCCATGGGCCCGTCGCTCGCGAGCTGGCAGGCGCAGCTGGACGGCGCCGGCCTCTCCGGCGGCGCCGCGTTCGCGCACATCAGCGCGATGGCCTCGCTGGCCACCGACGAGATCGGCGGGCCGGTCACCAGCGCGGTGCTCGGCCTCGGCCAGGGCATGACGTCGCTGCACAACCTGGGGCTGCTCAATCAGGACACCTACGGTGGGCTGACGGAGCTGATGGGGACAGGCTTCTCGAGCCTCACCGACAAGGGGTTTGATGTCCACCAGATCATGACCCTCTGGCGGAAGCCGCTCCAAACCGCGTGGGAGCTGCAGCAGGACTTCGGGTTCGAAACGGACGAAACGACGCAGTCGCTCATCGACCAGGCCGAGTCCTCTGGCCTCATTGGCGATAAGTTCCGGCCGGCTGCGGATCGCATGGCGGCGGGCATTGACAAACTGGTGGCGCGGCTCGACGAGTTCTTGTCGCGCCTTACTGGCGGCGTCACTGAGGAGGCCCAGACCGCCGCCGGCGTCCTGGTCGACACGTTCACCAACATGCGGATGCCGACCGTCCGCGTGCCGGTGATCTTCGACGTGGACGACTCTCCGGGATCAGGTGGCGCCGTGGTGCACGTGCCGGGCGCGGCGCGCGGCGGCATCGTGGCCCGGCCGACGCTGCTCGTGGCCGGCGAGGCCGGGGCCGAGGCGATCATCCCGCTCGATCAGCTCAGGTCCGTCGTCGGCGCGGGTGCTGGCGACGTGTACTTGGACAGCGAGAAGGTGGGGCGGGTGATCTGGCGCGAGGGCGCGACGCGGTTCGGGGCCGCGGGAGCCTGGTGATGGCGCGCACGCTCCTGATCGCCGGCGCTGACTGGACCGACGAGCTCGAGGCCGGCCGTCTGTCGTTCGAGGGGGCCCTTGGGGCGATCGGCCTGATGACGTTGCGGCTGATCGACCTGACCGCGACGAAGCGGCCCGCGGTGCTCAACGAGGTCCTCTGGAGCGACGACAGCACCCCGCTGTGGCGTGGCGCCATCCAGTCGCTTGAGGAGACGAACACCGGGTTCGACGACGGCGAGAAGGGCGGCCGTGGGTGGATCCTGAAGGCGGCTGACCTGGAGGAGATTCCCCGGCGCGAACCCGTCAACACGACCTATCCCGAGGGGCAGACGCTGAAGCAGGTCGTCACCGACCTGGCGACGTTACTGGGCGGCTACGACATCACGGTGGATACGGGCATGGCGGACGGCCCAACCTTGCCGGCGCTCAGCTTCGCGTTCATCTCACTGGCCGAGGCCTTCGAGCAGCTCGCCGTCCTCTCCGGCTGGACGTTCACGATCGGCCCCGACCGGGTGCTGCGCGGCGCGATTCCGGGCAGCGCCGCGTTTCCGCACACCATCACCAGCGACCACGTAGACCTCGAGACCGTCCGACGGATCGACCAGCGCGGCGCCTATCAAAACCTCGTGCACCTGCTCTACGGGCCCGAGGGTGAGTGGCGCGACCAGACAGAGGTGTTCGCCGGCGACGGCAGCACGCGCAACTGGACGCTCGCCTACGTCGGCGGGGCGATGCCGGGCACGGTGACCATTCTCCTCAACGGCGATCCCGACGATCTGGTCATCAAGCCGCTCGGCGTGTACGGCGACGGGACCGCCTGGCAGTACCGGGCGAGTGACCACACGCTGCACCAGGCGGAGACCGAGCTGGTGCTCGGCGCGACCGACCTCGTGCAGATCACGTACAGCGTGCCGTACCCGCAGCACGTCGTGGCGGCGGACTGGGACGAGGTCGCCCTCGTCGGGCGCTACGGCATGCCCGTGGAGTCCGCGCCGACGATTACCGATCGGACCACGGCCGCGGCGTACGCGGTGGGGCTCGTGCGGCGGCGGGTCAAGGCCCGCTCGCCCCGCGCCCGCCTGACCGTGTGGTCGCTGGGCTGGGCGCGCGGCCAGACGGGCCCGATCGACATCCCGGAGCGGGGCTTGTCGGGTACCTGGCTCATTGAACGCGTCCGCACGGAGTACGTCGGCGCCGACGCGCATCCCATCCGCACAACCCTCGAGGTGGTGAGCAGCGATGAGGCCCTCGGCGACTGGCAGACCTTCTGGGTGGCGCGCCTGGCGCCAGGGGGCGGCCGGGCGATGAGCGGCGGCGGGGTCATCAGCGGCGGCAGCGCGGGCGTGGCCAGCGGCCGCCACTACATTGACCTGGGGGGCTCGCGGCTCGTCAGCCTCGGCACGGACCTGCCGGCGCAGGTGCCGCTTTCCGAGGGGCGGGAGGTCACGCTCTATGAGGATGACTTCCCGGACGGGATCGCGCGGGTCGTGGCGGCGGTCGCGACTCGGCACGCCGCGACGAGCGTCACGCCGGTGCTCACCTACTGGACGGGATCCGCGTGGGCGACGGCGGCCGGCAGCGGCGCGCCGGGTGTGGGCAGTCCGTCGACGTCGACCACGTTCGGATCTCCACAGACCTTCCTCGCGCGCGTGCAGCACGGGAAGCGCCATCGACTCGAGCTCCTGCGCTCGAACACGACGCACGAGGCGTACGGGATGGGGTACATCGAATGACCGTCAGGCGCGGGCTTCCGATCACGATCATCAGTCTCCTCCTGAGCGCGCCCGCCTGGGCGCAGGGGGGCAGCGGGCAGACGCTGGAGATCGGGCGGCTCCGGCTGCTGGCGCCGCCCGCGAAGACGAGCGAGACGGCGTGCTTGTGGCGCGATGCGTCGACGGGCGACGTCGTCGTCGGCCCGTGCGG
Coding sequences:
- a CDS encoding phage tail tape measure protein, yielding MANVSTFTANFEPFDRALKAAEPRLNAFEQTTKRVKASLQRMVSDVDGTKVVSQARTMAAAVDQVGGASKLTNAELARMRPTVEEAVAKLKRLGQEVPPEIAKLNTAIQRSRVDLEKLGSLAGSAGKALTVGLTLPIVGAGTAAIKMATDFNRSMANVASLIPGNTARVLELKRSVQDLAIETGKSTDDLSAGLYTVISAFGDSADSARVLEINAKAAAAGLATTTDAITLTSAVTKGYGDTSAEAVAQVSDLAFAAVRLGQTTFPELAQAIGRVVPLSAELTVSQQELFGVMATATGVTGRASEVSTQLRGVLQSLLAPTADMAKLYQALGVESGRALLEQRGLQGAIEAIVDTARQSDLPLQKFISSIEGQTLALALAGPQADTFTAKLAQMRGSAGETNRAFREQTEGVNAAGFQWDQFQQRVAVAAQRLGDRLVPAATKVLETLTPIGRKALELIDRFGELPAPIQKTATVAVAAFAAGGPLLLALSGTITAVHTLKNAITALYSVQVLGGLSSLASRILAVKSAALLVSGAGLVAGSGALLAGAIAYRATPAAPPPAAAYDFARESQGQRPTNIGGARGLIALDLQALQTLAREYQTVGRTAGVELGKAERATRQLLVATRQVVTAWTVPIAARPDTIGHLLFGRDLGSLNARFEKLFAQPSVTQGDLVGPAVRESVWRSLFGSPQQMGAALSSTVLQAVTGGGNVSRALGAGLGGQLASGVAQSLTREGGKLAGTALGGALGAALPVVGSLAGAAIGGLVNKFFGPSKGAIAGKQADADIKALQDRLLQTYGSIDNIRKIGGAAGAALADAWGSKNVQGLAHFQRLLANFEGTLAAVRTDIEALARTSAAGELVSPELLQRLLGQQDNADVQAALAAFQGSQRDAGVAGLGGFVAARAELGDLADTVLPLTERSALAAGAALAAFFEEFDSPVAALQAMGPSLASWQAQLDGAGLSGGAAFAHISAMASLATDEIGGPVTSAVLGLGQGMTSLHNLGLLNQDTYGGLTELMGTGFSSLTDKGFDVHQIMTLWRKPLQTAWELQQDFGFETDETTQSLIDQAESSGLIGDKFRPAADRMAAGIDKLVARLDEFLSRLTGGVTEEAQTAAGVLVDTFTNMRMPTVRVPVIFDVDDSPGSGGAVVHVPGAARGGIVARPTLLVAGEAGAEAIIPLDQLRSVVGAGAGDVYLDSEKVGRVIWREGATRFGAAGAW